From Microcaecilia unicolor chromosome 11, aMicUni1.1, whole genome shotgun sequence, the proteins below share one genomic window:
- the LOC115479891 gene encoding ras-like protein family member 10B, with the protein MEVHWQSWVWGSVLEYQGEVLQIKMHWKSWTWGLSNGIGGVLLVITEEWSDLKCRGLRNTSAYILVYDICSLESFEYVKMLRQQILENRSGCPNEVPILIVGNKRDQQKQRFATRRTVAVLVKKTWKCGYIECSAKYNWHIILLFKELLISTVCRACKHNHSTMRFQGALHRNRCTVM; encoded by the exons ATggaggtgcactggcagagctggGTGTGGGGCTCAGTCCTGGAGTATCAGGGAGAAGTGCTTCAGATTAAGATGCACTGGAAAAGCTGGACGTGGGGGCTTAGTAATGGTATAGGAGGGGTGCTGCTGGTCATAACTGAG GAGTGGTCGGATCTGAAGTGCCGGGGCCTCAGGAACACCAGTGCCTACATCCTAGTCTATGACATCTGCAGCCTGGAGAGCTTTGAGTATGTGAAGATGCTTCGACAACAGATCCTGGAGAACAG GTCGGGCTGCCCCAATGAGGTGCCAATTCTTATTGTCGGTAACAAGCGTGACCAGCAGAAGCAGCGGTTTGCCACACGGCGGACGGTAGCGGTGCTAGTGAAGAAGACCTGGAAGTGTGGGTACATCGAGTGCTCCGCCAAGTACAACTGGCATATCATCTTACTCTTCAAGGAGCTTTTAATAAGTACTGTATGTAGGGCCTGCAAACACAACCATTCCACCATGCGCTTCCAGGGGGCGCTGCACAGAAACAGGTGCACGGTCATGTAA